In the genome of Pseudomonas bubulae, one region contains:
- the ffh gene encoding signal recognition particle protein, whose amino-acid sequence MFENLTDRLSQTLRHVTGKAKLTEDNIKDTLREVRMALLEADVALPVVKDFVAAVKERAVGTEVSRSLTPGQAFVKIVQAELESLMGAANEDLVLNVTPPAVVLMAGLQGAGKTTTAGKLARFLKERKKKTVMVVSADVYRPAAIKQLETLANEVGVTFFPSDLSQKPVDIARAAIAEAKLKFIDVVILDTAGRLHIDAEMMTEIQELHAAVKPAETLFVVDAMTGQDAANTAKAFGDALPLTGVILTKVDGDARGGAALSVRAITGKPIKFIGMGEKSDALEPFHPDRIASRILGMGDVLSLIEQAEQTLDKDKADKLAKKLKKGKGFDLEDFRDQLQQMKNMGGLGGLMDKLPNMGGVNLAQMGNAQGAAEKQFKQMEAIINSMTPAERRDPELISGSRKRRIAMGSGTQVQDIGRLIKQHKQMQKMMKKFSTKGGMAKMMRGMGSMMPGGGMPKM is encoded by the coding sequence ATGTTTGAAAATTTAACCGACCGTCTTTCGCAGACGCTGCGCCATGTCACCGGCAAGGCCAAGCTGACCGAAGACAATATCAAAGACACCCTGCGTGAAGTACGCATGGCGTTGCTGGAAGCCGACGTGGCTTTGCCAGTGGTCAAAGACTTCGTCGCTGCGGTCAAAGAGCGCGCTGTCGGCACTGAAGTGTCGCGCAGCCTGACGCCGGGCCAGGCGTTTGTAAAAATTGTTCAGGCTGAACTTGAAAGCCTGATGGGCGCTGCCAACGAGGACCTGGTCCTTAATGTCACGCCGCCAGCCGTTGTATTGATGGCCGGTTTGCAGGGCGCTGGTAAAACCACGACTGCCGGCAAGCTGGCGCGCTTCCTTAAAGAGCGCAAAAAGAAAACTGTGATGGTGGTCTCGGCCGACGTTTATCGTCCGGCTGCGATCAAACAGCTCGAAACCCTGGCCAATGAAGTCGGTGTAACCTTCTTCCCGTCCGACCTTAGCCAGAAGCCGGTAGACATCGCTCGCGCCGCCATTGCGGAAGCCAAGCTGAAGTTCATCGACGTGGTCATCCTCGATACCGCAGGTCGCCTGCATATCGATGCCGAGATGATGACCGAGATCCAGGAGCTGCACGCGGCCGTCAAGCCGGCAGAAACCCTGTTTGTCGTCGACGCCATGACTGGCCAGGATGCGGCCAACACCGCCAAGGCGTTCGGTGATGCATTGCCGCTGACCGGGGTGATCCTGACCAAGGTCGACGGTGATGCCCGGGGTGGTGCGGCGTTGTCCGTGCGAGCCATTACCGGCAAGCCGATCAAGTTCATCGGTATGGGTGAGAAGAGCGATGCGCTCGAGCCGTTCCACCCGGATCGTATCGCTTCGCGCATCCTCGGCATGGGCGACGTGCTCAGCCTGATCGAGCAGGCCGAACAGACCCTCGATAAAGACAAAGCCGACAAACTGGCTAAAAAGCTTAAAAAAGGCAAAGGCTTCGATCTCGAAGACTTCCGTGACCAGCTGCAACAGATGAAGAACATGGGTGGCCTTGGCGGCCTCATGGACAAACTGCCGAACATGGGTGGTGTCAATCTGGCGCAAATGGGCAATGCCCAGGGCGCAGCTGAGAAACAGTTCAAGCAGATGGAAGCCATCATCAACTCCATGACCCCGGCCGAGCGCCGCGACCCTGAGCTGATCAGCGGTTCGCGCAAACGCCGGATTGCCATGGGCTCCGGCACTCAGGTGCAGGACATCGGCCGCTTGATCAAGCAGCACAAGCAGATGCAAAAGATGATGAAAAAATTCTCCACCAAAGGTGGGATGGCGAAAATGATGCGCGGCATGGGCTCGATGATGCCCGGCGGCGGCATGCCAAAAATGTAA
- a CDS encoding inner membrane protein YpjD: MLPLSPSLLPSLAAACLYAAATFYQGSCLRQGAKANKRLLVTLGILAVLAHAASLFTHLMTPAGLELDFFSAASLIAVAVITVTLAACARIPVENLLLLLYPLGMLTVLLSEFAPPGTVQVINEEPGILAHILLSILAYGMFTIAVFQALLLSLQNYQLKHKHPKGLIKNFPPLQTMESLLFGFLWAGWSLLSLSLVSGWLFLGNLFAQHLVHKTLLACLAWIVFSVLLWGRHHLGWRGHKAIRWTFAGFCLLMLAYFGSKLVREYILHI; encoded by the coding sequence ATGCTCCCCTTGTCACCCAGTTTGCTACCCAGCCTCGCCGCCGCCTGCTTGTATGCCGCTGCGACCTTCTATCAGGGCTCTTGTCTGCGCCAGGGCGCAAAGGCAAACAAACGCCTGTTGGTGACGCTCGGCATTCTTGCCGTACTTGCCCACGCCGCCAGCCTGTTCACCCACCTGATGACGCCTGCAGGCCTTGAACTGGACTTCTTCAGTGCAGCCAGCCTGATTGCCGTGGCCGTGATTACCGTGACCCTGGCGGCCTGCGCCCGCATACCGGTCGAGAACCTGCTGCTGCTTTTATACCCGCTGGGCATGCTGACAGTACTGCTGTCCGAATTCGCCCCGCCCGGCACGGTTCAGGTCATTAATGAAGAGCCAGGCATACTCGCGCATATCCTGCTGTCGATTCTTGCCTATGGCATGTTCACCATTGCGGTGTTCCAGGCGCTGTTGCTGTCGCTGCAGAACTATCAGCTCAAGCACAAGCATCCCAAGGGCCTGATCAAGAACTTCCCGCCACTGCAAACCATGGAAAGCCTGCTCTTCGGCTTTCTCTGGGCCGGCTGGTCGCTGCTTTCGCTGTCCCTGGTTTCCGGTTGGCTGTTTCTGGGCAACCTGTTCGCCCAGCACCTGGTGCACAAGACCCTGCTGGCCTGCCTGGCCTGGATCGTATTCAGCGTGTTGCTGTGGGGCCGTCACCACCTCGGCTGGCGCGGTCACAAGGCCATCCGCTGGACCTTTGCCGGTTTTTGCCTGCTGATGCTGGCCTACTTTGGCAGCAAGCTGGTTCGTGAATACATTCTGCATATCTGA
- a CDS encoding MFS transporter → MTSSTTYSEATPDKPANSATRVATASFIGTAIEFYDFYVYATAAALVIGPVFFPQTSGTAQMLSAFLTFGIAFLARPLGSFLFGHFGDRIGRKSTLVASLLLMGVCTTLIGVLPGYATIGAWAPILLCVLRFGQGLGLGGEWGGAALLATENAPKGKRAWYGMFPQLGPSIGFLAANGLFLILAMSLSDEQFRSWGWRIPFLLSAALVMVGLYVRLKLEETPVFAKAVAQHERVKMPIVELFSQYWAPMLLGAASMVVCYALFYISTVFSLSYGVATLGYTRETFLGLLCFAVLFMAAATPLSAWASDRYGRKPVLIVGGVLAILSGFLMEPLLTHGTTWGVALFLCIELFLMGVTFAPMGALLPELFPTRVRYTGASAAYNLGGIVGASAAPFFAQKLVSMGGLSWVGGYVSGAAILSLIAVLCLKETREADLNKVA, encoded by the coding sequence ATGACCTCCAGCACAACCTATAGCGAAGCTACGCCCGACAAGCCGGCCAACTCCGCCACCCGCGTCGCCACGGCCAGCTTTATTGGCACGGCCATCGAGTTCTACGACTTTTATGTGTATGCCACCGCCGCTGCACTGGTGATAGGCCCGGTATTTTTTCCGCAGACATCCGGTACCGCACAAATGCTGTCGGCGTTTCTGACCTTCGGCATCGCCTTTCTCGCCCGCCCGCTGGGCTCATTCCTGTTTGGCCACTTCGGTGACCGCATCGGACGTAAATCCACCCTGGTGGCCTCACTACTACTGATGGGCGTGTGCACCACATTGATCGGGGTGCTGCCGGGCTACGCCACGATCGGCGCCTGGGCCCCGATCCTGCTGTGCGTGCTGCGCTTCGGCCAGGGCCTGGGGTTGGGTGGCGAATGGGGCGGCGCGGCATTGCTGGCCACCGAGAACGCCCCCAAGGGCAAGCGCGCCTGGTATGGCATGTTTCCGCAACTGGGGCCTTCGATCGGTTTTCTGGCGGCCAATGGCCTGTTTCTGATTCTGGCCATGAGCCTGAGCGATGAGCAGTTCCGCTCCTGGGGCTGGCGCATCCCCTTCCTGCTTAGCGCAGCGCTGGTGATGGTGGGTCTGTATGTACGCCTGAAGCTGGAAGAGACACCGGTGTTTGCCAAGGCCGTAGCACAGCACGAGCGGGTGAAAATGCCCATCGTCGAACTCTTCAGCCAATACTGGGCACCGATGCTGCTGGGCGCCGCTTCGATGGTGGTGTGTTACGCACTGTTCTATATCTCGACAGTGTTTTCCCTGAGCTATGGCGTCGCCACCCTGGGCTATACCCGCGAAACCTTCCTCGGCCTGCTGTGTTTTGCCGTGCTGTTCATGGCGGCGGCCACACCTCTGTCGGCCTGGGCCAGTGACCGTTATGGACGCAAGCCGGTGCTGATAGTCGGTGGCGTGCTGGCGATCTTGTCAGGTTTTCTGATGGAGCCTCTGCTCACCCACGGCACCACCTGGGGTGTGGCGCTGTTCCTGTGCATCGAGCTGTTTTTGATGGGCGTGACCTTTGCCCCGATGGGTGCCCTGCTCCCTGAACTGTTCCCGACCCGCGTGCGCTATACCGGCGCGTCGGCGGCTTACAATCTGGGTGGCATTGTCGGAGCTTCCGCTGCACCTTTTTTTGCGCAAAAGCTGGTGAGCATGGGGGGGTTGAGCTGGGTAGGCGGGTACGTGTCGGGCGCAGCGATTCTCAGCCTGATTGCCGTACTGTGCCTGAAGGAAACGAGAGAGGCTGACCTGAACAAGGTAGCTTGA
- the purT gene encoding formate-dependent phosphoribosylglycinamide formyltransferase: protein MTRIGTPLSPTATRVMLCGCGELGKEVVIELQRLGVEVIAVDRYANAPAMQVAHRSHVINMLDGAALRAVIEAEKPHFIVPEIEAIATATLVELEAEGFTVIPTARATSLTMNREGIRRLAAEELDLPTSPYHFADTFEDYSAAVLDLGFPCVVKPVMSSSGKGQSLLRSAEEVKAAWDYAQEGGRAGKGRVIIEGFIDFDYEITLLTVRHIGGTTFCAPVGHRQEKGDYQESWQPQAMSPIALAESERVAKAVTEALGGRGLFGVELFIKGDQVWFSEVSPRPHDTGLVTLISQDLSQFALHARAILGLPIPLIRQFGPSASAVILVEGQSTRTAFANLGAALSEPDTALRLFGKPEVNGQRRMGVALARDESIEAARAKATRAAKAVVVEL from the coding sequence ATGACCCGTATCGGAACTCCACTGTCGCCCACTGCGACCCGCGTCATGTTGTGTGGCTGCGGTGAGCTGGGCAAAGAAGTTGTCATCGAATTGCAGCGCCTGGGGGTCGAAGTGATCGCCGTCGATCGCTACGCCAATGCACCTGCCATGCAGGTTGCCCATCGCAGTCATGTGATCAACATGCTTGACGGCGCCGCCCTGCGTGCCGTCATCGAAGCCGAAAAGCCGCATTTCATCGTTCCGGAAATCGAAGCCATCGCCACCGCCACCCTGGTGGAGCTGGAAGCTGAAGGTTTCACCGTTATTCCAACGGCGCGTGCCACGTCGTTGACCATGAACCGCGAAGGCATTCGTCGCCTGGCAGCCGAAGAGCTGGACCTGCCAACCTCGCCGTACCATTTTGCCGACACCTTTGAAGACTACAGCGCCGCCGTGCTGGATCTGGGCTTCCCGTGCGTGGTCAAGCCGGTGATGAGTTCGTCAGGCAAGGGCCAGAGCCTGCTGCGCAGTGCTGAGGAGGTAAAGGCTGCGTGGGACTACGCGCAGGAAGGCGGTCGTGCGGGCAAGGGTCGGGTCATTATCGAAGGCTTTATCGACTTCGATTACGAAATTACTTTGCTGACCGTGCGCCATATTGGCGGTACCACGTTCTGCGCACCGGTTGGTCACCGACAGGAGAAGGGCGATTACCAGGAATCCTGGCAGCCACAGGCCATGAGCCCGATTGCTCTGGCCGAGTCCGAGCGTGTCGCCAAGGCTGTTACTGAAGCGCTGGGTGGTCGTGGTCTGTTTGGCGTTGAGTTGTTTATCAAGGGCGATCAGGTGTGGTTCAGCGAAGTGTCGCCGCGCCCGCACGATACCGGCCTGGTGACATTGATTTCTCAGGATCTGTCGCAGTTCGCATTGCATGCTCGCGCCATTCTCGGCCTGCCGATTCCATTGATTCGTCAGTTCGGGCCATCGGCTTCGGCGGTGATTCTGGTGGAAGGCCAGTCGACCCGGACGGCATTCGCCAACCTGGGTGCTGCCCTGAGCGAACCGGACACCGCATTGCGCCTGTTCGGCAAGCCAGAGGTCAACGGCCAGCGTCGCATGGGCGTGGCCCTGGCTCGCGATGAGTCGATTGAAGCAGCTCGCGCCAAAGCGACCCGCGCGGCCAAGGCAGTAGTTGTAGAGCTGTAA
- a CDS encoding VUT family protein — protein MLFLVAYIASVVLINYAFSTAPHLDIIWSAWGGLVFVLRDMVQTRFGHGALLAMLAALVLSYVTSDPSIALASATAFAVSECIDWLVFSITKRPLHDRLWISSALSIPIDTFIFFGMIDAFTPGVIITAMASKFAGVTCVWLAMAWRLRKASV, from the coding sequence ATGCTGTTTCTTGTCGCTTATATCGCCAGCGTCGTGCTGATCAACTACGCGTTTTCCACTGCGCCGCACCTGGACATAATCTGGTCAGCCTGGGGTGGCCTGGTGTTTGTATTGCGCGACATGGTGCAAACCCGATTCGGTCACGGTGCCCTGCTGGCCATGCTGGCGGCCCTGGTGTTGTCGTACGTCACCTCCGATCCTTCCATTGCACTGGCCAGCGCCACTGCCTTCGCCGTGTCCGAGTGCATCGACTGGCTGGTCTTCAGCATCACCAAGCGGCCTTTGCATGACCGCTTGTGGATCAGCTCTGCGCTGAGCATCCCGATCGACACCTTTATCTTCTTCGGCATGATCGATGCCTTCACCCCTGGCGTGATCATTACCGCCATGGCCTCGAAATTCGCCGGCGTCACCTGCGTATGGCTGGCAATGGCCTGGCGTTTGCGCAAAGCCTCGGTCTAG
- a CDS encoding DUF1289 domain-containing protein: protein MTEAERPVASPCVNICALDDDDVCSGCQRTVAEITRWSRMTNPERREVLVLCHERAKASGVVWMLGSGS from the coding sequence ATGACAGAAGCAGAGCGCCCGGTCGCCTCGCCCTGTGTGAATATCTGCGCGCTGGACGACGACGATGTGTGCAGTGGCTGCCAGCGTACCGTGGCGGAAATCACCCGCTGGAGCCGCATGACCAACCCGGAGCGCCGCGAGGTGCTAGTGCTGTGCCATGAGCGGGCCAAAGCCAGTGGTGTGGTGTGGATGTTGGGTTCCGGTAGCTGA
- a CDS encoding gamma carbonic anhydrase family protein: MKYRLGDSFVETHPESWTAPNATLIGKVRLEEGASVWFNAVLRGDNELILIGKHSNVQDGAVMHTDMGYPLTLGTGVTIGHNAMLHGCTVGDYSLIGINAVILNGAKIGKHCIIGANSLIGEGKEIPDGSLVMGSPGKVVRDLTDEQKKLLEASAAHYVKNGQRYARDLQVQEQ; encoded by the coding sequence ATGAAATACCGCCTGGGCGACTCGTTCGTCGAAACCCATCCCGAAAGCTGGACCGCACCCAATGCCACCCTGATCGGCAAGGTGCGCCTGGAAGAGGGCGCCAGTGTCTGGTTTAACGCCGTGTTGCGTGGCGATAACGAACTGATCCTGATCGGCAAGCACAGCAATGTGCAAGATGGCGCGGTGATGCATACCGACATGGGCTATCCGCTCACACTTGGCACGGGCGTGACCATCGGTCATAACGCCATGTTGCATGGTTGTACGGTGGGCGATTACAGCCTGATCGGTATCAATGCGGTGATCCTCAATGGCGCGAAAATCGGCAAGCACTGCATCATTGGCGCCAATTCGTTGATTGGCGAAGGTAAGGAAATTCCGGACGGCTCGCTGGTCATGGGGTCGCCGGGCAAGGTGGTACGTGACCTGACGGATGAGCAGAAAAAATTGCTGGAAGCCAGCGCGGCCCACTACGTCAAGAACGGCCAGCGATATGCCCGTGACCTTCAGGTGCAAGAGCAATGA
- a CDS encoding CoA pyrophosphatase, with protein sequence MLDELLGRVSRYTPRTLETERNYPEAAVLLPVTRSSEPELILTLRASGLSTHGGEVAFPGGRRDPEDPDLVFTALREAEEEIGLPPGLVEVIGPLSPLISLHGIRVTPYVGLVPDYVEYLANDAEIAAVFSVPLEFFRQDPREHTHRIDYQGRSWYVPSYRFGVYKIWGLTAIMIVELMNLLYDDVNINLHTPPERSIPI encoded by the coding sequence ATGCTGGACGAGCTGCTTGGCCGTGTGAGCCGCTATACCCCACGGACGCTGGAAACAGAACGGAATTACCCGGAAGCTGCGGTGTTGTTGCCGGTCACACGCAGTTCTGAGCCTGAGCTGATTCTCACCCTGCGTGCCAGCGGGTTGTCGACCCACGGTGGTGAAGTGGCTTTTCCGGGCGGTCGCCGCGACCCGGAAGACCCCGACCTGGTGTTCACCGCCCTGCGTGAGGCCGAAGAAGAAATCGGCTTGCCGCCGGGGCTGGTCGAGGTGATCGGGCCGCTGAGCCCCTTGATCTCGTTACACGGTATTCGCGTAACGCCTTATGTCGGTCTGGTCCCGGATTACGTTGAGTATCTGGCCAATGACGCCGAAATCGCCGCGGTATTCAGCGTGCCGCTGGAGTTCTTCCGCCAGGATCCGCGTGAGCACACTCATCGCATCGACTACCAGGGCCGTAGCTGGTACGTGCCGAGCTACCGTTTTGGCGTGTATAAAATCTGGGGGCTGACGGCAATCATGATCGTGGAGCTGATGAACCTGCTCTATGACGACGTCAATATCAACCTGCATACCCCGCCTGAACGTTCCATTCCAATTTAG
- a CDS encoding NUDIX hydrolase, with protein sequence MKFCSQCGHSVSQHIPQGDSRLRYVCDHCQTIHYQNPNIVAGCVPVWGTQVLLCRRAIEPRKGYWTLPAGFMENGETVENAARRETLEEACAVVENLAIYTLIDVPHINQVHIFYRADLLGPNFAAGEESLEVRLFEEVDIPWSELAFRTVSRTLECFFADRPGAHYPVRSEAVAPLASLKTAQK encoded by the coding sequence ATGAAATTTTGTAGCCAGTGCGGCCATTCCGTCAGCCAGCATATCCCGCAAGGCGATTCGCGCCTGCGCTATGTCTGCGACCACTGCCAGACCATTCATTATCAAAACCCCAATATTGTCGCCGGTTGCGTGCCCGTGTGGGGCACACAAGTGCTGCTGTGCCGTCGCGCCATCGAACCGCGCAAAGGCTACTGGACACTGCCCGCAGGCTTTATGGAGAACGGCGAGACGGTTGAAAACGCGGCCCGACGCGAAACCCTGGAGGAAGCCTGTGCCGTGGTTGAGAACCTGGCCATCTACACCCTGATCGATGTGCCGCATATCAATCAGGTGCATATTTTCTACCGCGCCGACCTGCTGGGCCCGAACTTCGCAGCCGGTGAAGAGAGCCTGGAAGTGCGCCTGTTCGAAGAAGTCGACATCCCTTGGTCAGAGCTGGCTTTCCGCACGGTCAGCCGTACCTTAGAATGCTTTTTCGCTGACCGCCCGGGCGCTCACTACCCCGTACGCAGCGAGGCTGTAGCACCGCTGGCCAGCCTGAAGACCGCCCAAAAATAA
- a CDS encoding murein L,D-transpeptidase family protein produces the protein MRWLLAALCLSFAVTCQASVVITVNGKPVDKNQVLKPAPSSLPVRPGQNIDKVLVIKSARKLELISNGKPVKTYRISLGKQPKGPKVREGDKRTPEGIYWVDWRKKSDKFNLAMHINYPNISDAATARREGLNPGSMIMIHGTPDSEDNPEELFHTLDWTDGCIAMKNHEMREVWNLVPDGTMVEIRP, from the coding sequence ATGCGTTGGTTGCTCGCTGCTCTATGCCTGTCATTTGCCGTTACCTGCCAGGCCTCTGTTGTCATAACCGTAAACGGCAAACCCGTTGATAAAAACCAGGTCCTGAAACCCGCCCCTTCGTCGCTTCCGGTACGTCCCGGGCAGAATATCGACAAGGTGCTGGTCATCAAGTCTGCCCGCAAGCTGGAGCTGATCAGCAACGGCAAACCGGTCAAGACCTACCGCATCTCCCTGGGCAAACAACCCAAGGGCCCAAAAGTACGCGAAGGGGACAAACGCACTCCCGAGGGCATCTACTGGGTCGACTGGCGCAAAAAAAGCGACAAGTTCAACCTGGCGATGCACATCAACTACCCCAACATCAGCGACGCTGCCACGGCCCGGCGTGAAGGCCTGAACCCGGGCTCGATGATCATGATCCACGGCACTCCGGACAGCGAAGACAACCCCGAGGAACTGTTCCATACCCTGGACTGGACCGATGGTTGTATCGCGATGAAAAACCACGAAATGCGTGAAGTGTGGAACCTCGTTCCAGACGGCACCATGGTTGAAATCCGCCCGTAG
- a CDS encoding YqfO family protein, whose protein sequence is MYKLSFFVPPSHVDVVKDAVFAAGGGRIGSYDHCAWQTMGQGQFRALDGSQPFIGQTGQVEYVGEWKVELVVADDLIQAVVAALKHSHPYETPAYEVWQLADF, encoded by the coding sequence ATGTACAAGCTCAGCTTTTTCGTTCCTCCGAGCCATGTGGACGTGGTCAAGGATGCCGTATTCGCTGCCGGTGGCGGACGGATCGGCAGCTATGACCACTGCGCCTGGCAGACCATGGGCCAGGGCCAGTTTCGCGCGCTGGACGGCAGCCAGCCGTTCATCGGGCAAACTGGTCAGGTCGAGTATGTGGGGGAGTGGAAGGTTGAGCTGGTCGTCGCCGATGATCTGATTCAGGCCGTGGTGGCTGCGCTCAAGCACAGTCACCCGTATGAAACCCCGGCGTACGAAGTGTGGCAACTGGCTGATTTCTAG